A region of Thermococcus piezophilus DNA encodes the following proteins:
- a CDS encoding Lrp/AsnC family transcriptional regulator, translating to MLVGLDEIDKKILTILQKNSRTPLREISKEVNLAESTVYERIKKLKERGIIRKFTVILDPDSLGFKILAFILIKSKAGKYTHVAKELTKYPQIIEIYETTGDYDMLVKIRTKGSEELNKFLDTIGEIEGVESTNTMVVLKVHKETTELPL from the coding sequence ATGCTAGTGGGTTTGGACGAAATCGACAAGAAGATTCTCACCATACTTCAGAAGAACAGTAGAACGCCCTTGAGAGAGATTTCTAAAGAGGTCAACTTGGCCGAATCGACCGTTTATGAGAGAATAAAGAAGCTAAAGGAAAGGGGAATCATACGGAAGTTCACAGTCATTCTCGATCCAGACTCCCTTGGCTTCAAGATACTGGCTTTCATCCTCATAAAGTCGAAAGCCGGCAAATACACCCACGTCGCCAAGGAGCTCACGAAATACCCGCAGATAATTGAAATCTATGAGACGACGGGCGACTACGACATGCTTGTGAAGATAAGAACCAAGGGAAGCGAGGAGCTCAACAAGTTCCTGGACACCATCGGTGAAATCGAGGGCGTTGAATCGACCAACACCATGGTCGTGCTCAAGGTCCACAAAGAGACCACCGAACTGCCCCTTTAA
- the pfpI gene encoding deglycase PfpI: MKVLFLSADDFEDLELIYPLHRIKEEGHEVYVASFQRGKITGKHGYTVNVDLAFDEVDPDEFDALVLPGGKAPEIVRLNEKAVAVTKKMFEDGKPVASICHGPQILISAGVLKGRKGTSTITIRDDVVNAGAEWVDAEVVVDGNWVSSRHPGDLYAWMREFVKLLR, encoded by the coding sequence ATGAAAGTGCTGTTTCTAAGCGCGGATGACTTCGAGGATCTGGAGCTGATATACCCGCTCCACAGGATTAAAGAGGAGGGCCACGAGGTCTACGTTGCGAGCTTTCAAAGGGGGAAGATAACGGGCAAGCACGGCTACACCGTGAACGTTGACCTAGCTTTTGACGAGGTTGATCCTGATGAGTTCGATGCCCTCGTTCTTCCTGGTGGAAAGGCCCCGGAGATAGTCAGGCTCAACGAAAAGGCCGTGGCAGTAACGAAGAAGATGTTTGAGGACGGAAAGCCGGTAGCGAGCATATGCCACGGGCCGCAGATACTCATCTCCGCCGGAGTGCTTAAGGGCAGGAAGGGAACGAGCACAATAACCATAAGGGACGACGTTGTCAACGCCGGTGCCGAGTGGGTAGATGCCGAGGTCGTCGTCGACGGTAACTGGGTCAGCTCAAGGCATCCGGGCGACCTCTACGCCTGGATGAGAGAGTTCGTGAAGCTCCTTCGCTGA
- a CDS encoding PspC domain-containing protein produces the protein MAKRLMRSKDNRVFLGVLGGIAEHLEIDPTLVRVIFVVLLVFNPSAMTLLYFLLALVMPEEENGETSLEEKLNKLADETEKKINDIFSGSNSTKTFAIILIAIGAAIVAKPLFPLIIGPIGGTTLLALTLLVIGIILLKRSD, from the coding sequence ATGGCAAAGAGGCTGATGCGCTCAAAGGACAACAGGGTCTTCCTGGGGGTTCTCGGAGGGATAGCCGAGCACCTCGAGATAGACCCGACGCTCGTGAGAGTAATCTTTGTAGTTCTGCTTGTATTCAACCCCTCCGCGATGACCCTGCTGTACTTCCTGCTGGCGCTGGTCATGCCAGAGGAAGAGAACGGGGAAACGTCGCTCGAGGAGAAGCTCAACAAGCTGGCGGATGAAACTGAAAAGAAGATCAACGATATCTTTTCGGGCAGCAACAGCACAAAGACCTTCGCAATAATACTGATAGCCATCGGTGCAGCTATTGTAGCAAAGCCGCTCTTCCCTCTGATAATTGGCCCGATTGGCGGAACTACACTCCTAGCCCTCACCCTCTTGGTAATAGGCATAATACTGCTCAAGAGGAGTGATTGA
- a CDS encoding triphosphoribosyl-dephospho-CoA synthase: MERWRIIKAFTLGSLLEAAIPKPGNVNRYVDFEDLTLYHFIFAETWIIDILHEATKIGDQLRRGTYRLNEAGIGELIKRAVQNTREVQDANPNFGIVALQIPLVIALSMSRNMLEARDCVRRLLDESTVRDTMELYRAIRIANPKGIPSGVKYDVYSDDSFRELFRDGINLKRLAEISCERELIFCEWLNGYELSYKTFARLYELTKEMTLEEAVQGAFVELLAENTDTLIVRKAGKEEAELVKERAREVLEGRLTLEEFDAFLRGKKDLRNPGSLADIMTIALGLFVLKGYRLTREP; encoded by the coding sequence ATGGAGCGGTGGAGGATCATAAAGGCCTTCACCCTCGGGTCCCTCCTAGAGGCGGCCATCCCGAAGCCGGGCAACGTGAACCGCTACGTTGACTTCGAAGACCTGACCCTCTACCACTTCATCTTCGCGGAGACCTGGATAATAGACATACTCCACGAGGCCACTAAGATCGGTGACCAGCTCAGGAGGGGAACCTACCGGCTCAACGAGGCCGGAATAGGCGAGCTGATAAAGCGCGCCGTCCAGAACACAAGGGAGGTTCAGGATGCAAACCCGAACTTCGGGATAGTGGCACTCCAGATCCCGCTCGTGATAGCCCTCTCAATGAGCAGGAACATGCTCGAGGCTCGGGACTGTGTCAGAAGGCTCCTAGACGAGTCCACTGTCCGGGACACGATGGAGCTCTACCGGGCGATAAGAATAGCGAACCCCAAGGGAATCCCGAGCGGGGTCAAGTACGACGTCTATTCCGATGACTCCTTCAGGGAGCTGTTTAGGGACGGCATCAACCTGAAAAGGCTGGCCGAAATAAGCTGTGAAAGGGAGTTAATCTTCTGCGAGTGGCTCAACGGCTACGAGCTGAGTTATAAAACCTTTGCGAGGCTCTACGAGCTGACGAAAGAAATGACGCTCGAAGAGGCAGTTCAGGGGGCGTTCGTCGAACTTCTGGCCGAAAACACTGACACCCTCATTGTGAGAAAGGCAGGAAAGGAAGAAGCGGAACTCGTCAAGGAGAGAGCCAGGGAAGTCCTCGAGGGAAGGCTCACTCTCGAGGAGTTCGACGCCTTCCTGAGAGGAAAGAAGGACTTAAGGAATCCGGGAAGTCTGGCCGATATAATGACCATCGCCCTGGGCCTGTTCGTTCTCAAGGGCTACCGCCTCACTCGAGAACCTTAA